CGATAGCCAGTCAGTATTTGGCTGTGCTCCTATACCGACCACGACCGCATCAGCCCGTAGCTTACGTCCATCCGCGAGGTGAACCGCTTCGACAGTGTCCCGACCGACTACGCGATCAACCCCCACGCCCGCGATTAGCCGAACGCCATGGTCGGCGTGGAGGCTGGCACAAATATGGCCAATGTCAGCACCCAGGGTTGCGCTTAAGGGAGCCGGCATGGCTTCTACCACTGTCACGTCGTTGCCGAGCATACGAGCCGACGAAGCGACCTCGGCACCAATAAATCCCGCGCCGATCACGACCAGGTGACCGCCGCGCAGCAATGTCTCGCGCAGCGCATTCGAGTCCTCGAGGGTGCGTAATGTGTGAACTCCGGCGAGATGGCCAGTAGCAGGCAGGATTCGGGCCCTGGCCCCCGTAGCGAGGATCACCGCGTCACTACTGATTTTCTCTCCATTCGACAGCACAACCTTGAGGTCATCTACCTCAAGTCGGGTTGCAGATGAACCGAGTCGCCAGTCCAATTCCAGCGCATCGTCCTGATCCGTGAGCAATTCAATCTTCTCCGGCGAAGCGGCACCGAGTAGGTACTCCTTCGATAGCGGCGGCCGGTCATAAGGTCGGTGAGGTTCGTCTCCGATCAACGTCACACGGCCGTCGTACCCCATTGCGCGCAGCGCCCGGCACGTCGACAATCCCGCCAGCGAAGCTCCGACTACTGTGATGTTTCGCATTGCTGCCGCCTCCTCCCGAAGGTCGTAGTCGTAAGCTGCTACTGAGGAATTCCGTCGGTCGTCATCACGGCGGCATACGGTGTCATTTCATCGTCCAGCACACCTGTAGTTCAGGTGCTTGCAAGATGGGTCGAAAACCATTCCGCAGACAATTGGCTGACGACGTTGGTGTCACCTCGCTCGGAGTAGATACTCATGTGACTTACCGCTGGCAGTATCTCGAGGCGCTTGTGCGGGGAGGCCACCTTGTTGAACGCGTCAATTTCCACGTCCCACATTGTCAAGTTGTCACCTTCAGCCACGACCATCATGACCT
The nucleotide sequence above comes from Mycobacterium vicinigordonae. Encoded proteins:
- a CDS encoding NAD(P)/FAD-dependent oxidoreductase, with the translated sequence MRNITVVGASLAGLSTCRALRAMGYDGRVTLIGDEPHRPYDRPPLSKEYLLGAASPEKIELLTDQDDALELDWRLGSSATRLEVDDLKVVLSNGEKISSDAVILATGARARILPATGHLAGVHTLRTLEDSNALRETLLRGGHLVVIGAGFIGAEVASSARMLGNDVTVVEAMPAPLSATLGADIGHICASLHADHGVRLIAGVGVDRVVGRDTVEAVHLADGRKLRADAVVVGIGAQPNTDWLSGSVIHLDNGIRTDSACRTNVSRVVAVGDCASSYNAHARRYLRVEHWTNALEQPKTAVAALLRADFSPRPYTRLPYFWSDQYGARLQFAGYRREGDNVRVVEGSPQDRSFLAVYERDGDPVAVFGMNHSKQFNRWRHRLRSRYLAQQSQ